The genomic stretch CCTCATCACTGATCGTGATTGCGTTGGTTTGTGTATCGATCCGGCTCACGAACACCGGCCGTCCCAATGCCAAACCCAGGCCTTTGCGCTGGCCGATCGTGTAGAACGGCACGCCCTCGTGTGTGCCGAGGGGATTGCCAGCGGCATCGCGGAACATGCCCGTGCTCGCCTGCCTGCCTTCTGCAGGCACACTTTCGCGCAGAAAGCGGCGGTAATCATTGTCAGGAATGAAGCAGATTTCCTGGCTCTCCTTCTTCCGGGCCGTTTTCAAACCCAGGCTGTGCGCGATGCTTCTGACTTCCGGCTTGGCGAGTTCGCCCAGCGGAAAAATGGTCCGGCTGAGCGCGTTTTGGCGCACGCCCCACAGCGCGTAGCTTTGGTCCTTGTTTTGATCCACCGCGCGCCGCAACTCCCATCTGTTGGTGGAGGAGTTGTAGGTGATGCGGGCATAGTGGCCAGTGGCGAGCAGGTCAGCGCCGATGGCTTCAGCCTGCTGCAGCAGCGCGCCCCACTTGACGTAGGTATTGCAGCGCACGCAGGGATTGGGTGTCCGCCCGGAGAAGTATTCGGAGATGAAGTTCTGCTGCACGCTGCGCTGAAACACTTCTTTTAGATCCAGCACGTAATGCGGCACGCCCAGCTTGTGACATACCGCGCGCGCATCAGCCATCGTGTCAATCGAACAGCAACCGCTCTCGAGATTGACGTTGCCGCCGCTGGCGTGATAGTCCCACAGATTCAGGGTAATGCCGATCACGCGATAGCCATGCTCGTGCAAGAGCGCGGCCGCAACCGAGCTATCGACGCCGCCACTCATCGCAACAACGACGGTGGCGCCGTTGCCCGGCGCAATGGCGGCCTTGGCATGAAGATCGATTTGTGTCTTCACCATGTGACTGCGTTTGGTCGTTTTTTGTTGAAGTAAGCGTGAACTGTGATGGGAGACAGTCGCCTCATGATGGCATTGTCGGATCGCTCCCGCTGGGCCGCGCGGCCTCTGGACGATGAAGCGGACGCTCGCGCAGGCGGCGCTGCAGAATTTGCTGCAATGCTTCCAGCGTGCGGTCAAGCTCTGCTTCGGTCGTCATTCGCCCCAGGCTGAATCGAATCGCCGAGTTCACGCGCTCCGGACTCAGCTTCAGCGCGCGCAACACGTGGCTGGGCTCTACGCTGCCGGAGCTGCAGGCGGAGCCGTTGCTCACGGCGATGCCCTGCAGATCCAGGCTCATGACCATCGCCAGGCTGTCCATTCCTGGAAATGATATGTTCAGGATGCCGGGCAGCCGGTCGTGCGCAGGGCTGTTGCGCACGGCCTTGGGATAGATTGTTTGCAGCCTTTGCAAGAAAGTCTCTGCCAGCGCCTGCAACCGTCGCTGCTCTTGTTGGCGCACGGCCAACATCATCTCTGTGGCCTTGCCGAAGCCAACTATGGCGGCGACATTTTCCGTCCCGGCGCGGC from bacterium encodes the following:
- the mnmA gene encoding tRNA 2-thiouridine(34) synthase MnmA, with the protein product MVKTQIDLHAKAAIAPGNGATVVVAMSGGVDSSVAAALLHEHGYRVIGITLNLWDYHASGGNVNLESGCCSIDTMADARAVCHKLGVPHYVLDLKEVFQRSVQQNFISEYFSGRTPNPCVRCNTYVKWGALLQQAEAIGADLLATGHYARITYNSSTNRWELRRAVDQNKDQSYALWGVRQNALSRTIFPLGELAKPEVRSIAHSLGLKTARKKESQEICFIPDNDYRRFLRESVPAEGRQASTGMFRDAAGNPLGTHEGVPFYTIGQRKGLGLALGRPVFVSRIDTQTNAITISDEEDLLQDEFTVTSVNWIAEFCPPDGREVACKIRYRDPGAAALLSDAAEHAVRVRFVSPQRAITPGQSAVFYDGDIVIGGGVIDTVARVGHSTPPFHAQANEP